A stretch of Roseibium porphyridii DNA encodes these proteins:
- a CDS encoding ABC transporter substrate-binding protein — MTRLLAAGLGLFALVLVPLTALAQATQEDPAWQAVLNKAKGQTVYFHAWGGEPRINAYIQWAAREVARDYDVRVIHVKVSDTATVVSQVLAEKSVGKASGGAVDLIWINGENFASMKENALLAAPGWVETLPNWAYVDVENKPTVLVDFTVPTDGQESPWGMAKLVFMHDSARLETPPASLDELLAYATANPGRFAYPQPPNFYGTTFLKQVLAGTVANAELLSKPVDETKFEEAVAPLFAYLDKLHPALWREGQAFPKNASHMRQLLADGELDIAFSFNPGDASGAIANGELPPTVRTFVFEGGTIGNTHFVAIPFNSSAQEGAQVFANFLLSPMAQTRKQEPEIWGDPTVLDVAGLPANEKALFDAMDLGPATLSPEDLGPVLPEPHPSWVKALEEAWVQRYGAE; from the coding sequence ATGACTCGTCTTCTCGCTGCCGGTCTTGGCCTTTTCGCGCTCGTTCTTGTGCCACTGACCGCACTTGCTCAGGCCACGCAGGAAGACCCTGCCTGGCAAGCCGTGCTGAACAAAGCAAAAGGCCAGACGGTCTATTTCCATGCCTGGGGCGGCGAGCCTAGGATCAACGCCTACATTCAATGGGCGGCTCGTGAAGTCGCGCGAGATTACGATGTGCGTGTCATACATGTGAAGGTCAGCGACACGGCGACAGTTGTGTCCCAGGTTTTGGCGGAGAAATCGGTCGGCAAAGCGTCTGGTGGTGCCGTTGACCTCATCTGGATCAATGGTGAGAATTTCGCCTCCATGAAAGAAAACGCGCTGCTGGCTGCGCCTGGTTGGGTGGAAACCCTGCCAAACTGGGCATATGTCGATGTTGAGAACAAGCCGACAGTGCTGGTTGATTTCACCGTCCCAACCGACGGTCAGGAAAGCCCTTGGGGCATGGCGAAACTCGTTTTCATGCATGACAGTGCACGCCTTGAGACCCCTCCTGCATCTCTTGATGAGCTTCTGGCATATGCAACGGCCAACCCGGGGCGGTTTGCCTATCCGCAGCCCCCCAACTTCTACGGAACGACATTTCTGAAGCAGGTTCTTGCCGGTACGGTTGCCAATGCCGAACTGCTTTCCAAGCCTGTAGACGAAACAAAATTTGAAGAAGCGGTTGCACCGCTCTTTGCATATCTTGATAAATTGCATCCTGCCTTATGGCGGGAAGGACAGGCCTTTCCCAAGAATGCCTCGCATATGCGACAGCTGCTCGCGGACGGTGAACTGGACATAGCTTTTTCCTTTAATCCCGGCGATGCGTCCGGGGCGATCGCCAATGGCGAACTGCCGCCGACTGTTCGGACTTTCGTTTTTGAAGGTGGCACGATCGGCAACACGCACTTTGTAGCCATCCCCTTCAACAGCTCTGCCCAGGAAGGCGCGCAGGTCTTTGCGAATTTCCTGCTGTCCCCAATGGCACAAACACGCAAGCAAGAGCCGGAGATCTGGGGAGATCCGACGGTGCTCGACGTTGCAGGCCTGCCTGCAAATGAAAAGGCCCTGTTCGACGCCATGGATCTGGGTCCGGCCACCTTGTCACCGGAAGATCTGGGACCGGTTTTACCCGAACCACACCCAAGCTGGGTCAAGGCCCTGGAAGAAGCCTGGGTCCAGAGGTACGGTGCCGAGTGA
- a CDS encoding Lrp/AsnC ligand binding domain-containing protein, producing MLDATDRRILRVLQEDGRITNTELSDRVRLSPTATAERTKRLIREGFIEGFSANLDPKKVDRGLLVFVEIRLERTTPDIFDAFKIAVERSPDILECHMVAGGFDYLMKSRVKDMEAYRSFLSDVVLAFPGVRETHTYAVMEEIKDTHVLPV from the coding sequence ATGCTTGATGCTACTGACAGGCGGATATTGAGGGTGCTGCAGGAAGATGGCCGCATCACCAATACCGAGCTTTCGGATCGTGTTCGGCTTTCGCCAACGGCCACGGCTGAGCGAACCAAGCGGCTCATTCGCGAGGGTTTCATCGAAGGTTTTTCAGCAAACCTCGACCCCAAGAAGGTTGACCGCGGGCTACTTGTCTTTGTCGAAATTCGACTGGAAAGAACGACACCGGATATCTTCGACGCTTTCAAGATCGCGGTCGAACGTTCACCCGATATTCTTGAGTGTCACATGGTTGCCGGAGGATTTGACTATCTCATGAAAAGCCGGGTCAAGGACATGGAAGCCTATCGCAGCTTTCTGTCAGATGTGGTGCTGGCCTTTCCGGGCGTTCGAGAGACACATACATATGCTGTCATGGAGGAAATAAAGGACACGCATGTGCTGCCAGTCTAG
- a CDS encoding ATP-binding cassette domain-containing protein: protein MSTMIAPDSAPGLILQNVSLRLNGSVLLSIDCDIPPGSILTIMGESGSGKSSLLDFIAGFLKPDFEAEGEVVLRGRNLSNVAAQDRHIGLMFQSPLLFPHMSVLQNLTFAIPPNVKGRQSRREIAEQALVDVGLSGFGTRDPATLSGGQQTRVALMRTLLAEPEALLLDEPFSSLDQTRRAEVRTLVFDLARKNGLPVLLVTHDEEDARAAGGVVHYLGANETENGCPLNGQPQR from the coding sequence ATGTCCACGATGATCGCACCTGACTCGGCACCCGGTCTTATCCTTCAGAACGTTTCCCTTCGACTGAACGGATCTGTTTTGCTGTCGATTGATTGCGACATTCCGCCGGGGTCTATTCTTACCATCATGGGAGAGAGCGGCAGCGGAAAGTCGAGCCTGCTCGATTTCATTGCAGGCTTCCTGAAACCGGACTTTGAGGCCGAAGGAGAGGTCGTCCTGCGCGGACGTAACTTGTCGAATGTAGCCGCGCAAGACCGGCATATCGGCCTCATGTTCCAATCACCCCTGTTGTTCCCACATATGTCGGTTCTTCAGAATCTGACCTTTGCTATTCCGCCCAATGTCAAAGGACGGCAAAGTCGGCGTGAAATTGCAGAACAAGCGCTTGTGGATGTCGGTCTATCTGGCTTTGGAACGCGGGATCCAGCCACTTTGTCGGGCGGTCAACAGACACGCGTTGCCCTGATGCGCACACTGCTAGCAGAACCGGAAGCATTGTTGCTGGACGAACCTTTTTCCAGCCTGGACCAGACACGCCGGGCCGAAGTACGGACCCTCGTTTTTGATCTTGCCCGGAAAAACGGGTTGCCTGTTCTGCTTGTTACCCATGACGAGGAAGACGCGCGTGCAGCCGGAGGGGTGGTGCATTATCTCGGTGCTAACGAGACAGAAAACGGCTGCCCTTTGAATGGGCAGCCGCAACGATAG
- a CDS encoding ABC transporter permease: protein MPSEVDRLSQATGFRLDAPTILVTMLLAGPVLAGLAGTALPAFGFLPVLGYEQFSLAPFQQLIETPGLATSALLSLTTGLTASLISLAIVLGFTAGWSGTKTFQRLTRFLSPLLSVPHAAAAIGLAFLIAPSGFLVRLVSPWATGWSRPPDLLILNDPYGVAMTVGLVAKEVPFLFLMTLAALNRPRTQDFFKAGAGLGYGRMATFFKIVLPQIYPMIRLPMLAVVAYSTSVVDVATILGPTTPPPLAPRLVSWMNDPDLAKRLMASAGALLQLAVTVSALVIYLCLEKLARALAHRQYQSGSRFRQENFSRLGTLLPMLLIIIVMVLSLCLLAIWSAARSWWFPAVLPQAWSLSKMIEAIQMGSGSLVATLLLALVSALLATALTLWLLEARSHRNLAVTNRLKSYIFLPLLVPQIAFLFGLQMLFLVFGMSGTFLAVLVSHLIFVFPYAFLALSDPWGQLDPRYARAARSIGVSRAKVFWKIQLPLLLRPVLVTLAVAAAVSVGQYLPTLMIGAGRIVTITTESVALASGGSRQFAALYALLQLIVPLIGFLLAALVPSLVHRNRAAMRLEK from the coding sequence GTGCCGAGTGAGGTTGATCGCTTGTCGCAGGCAACCGGGTTCCGTTTGGATGCCCCTACCATTCTCGTAACGATGTTGCTGGCAGGCCCGGTCCTTGCAGGCCTCGCGGGCACAGCACTTCCGGCATTCGGGTTTCTGCCGGTACTGGGCTATGAGCAATTCTCTCTCGCACCGTTTCAGCAGCTGATTGAAACACCCGGACTTGCAACATCTGCATTGCTCAGCCTGACGACAGGGTTGACAGCTTCACTGATCTCGCTCGCGATCGTCCTTGGCTTCACCGCAGGATGGTCAGGTACAAAAACGTTTCAGCGACTGACGCGGTTCTTGTCGCCACTTCTGTCTGTCCCGCATGCAGCGGCAGCAATCGGGCTAGCCTTTCTGATTGCCCCATCGGGGTTTCTGGTGCGGCTGGTGTCGCCCTGGGCAACAGGTTGGTCGCGTCCACCCGATCTCCTGATCCTGAACGACCCCTACGGTGTTGCGATGACGGTCGGGCTTGTCGCCAAAGAAGTACCGTTTCTGTTTCTGATGACGCTCGCAGCGCTGAACAGGCCGAGAACCCAGGACTTTTTCAAAGCAGGTGCGGGGCTGGGCTATGGCCGTATGGCGACGTTCTTCAAGATCGTTCTGCCGCAGATCTATCCGATGATCCGCCTGCCGATGCTCGCAGTCGTCGCCTATTCCACTTCAGTGGTCGATGTGGCAACGATCCTAGGACCGACAACCCCGCCGCCCCTGGCACCCCGTCTCGTTTCCTGGATGAACGATCCTGATCTTGCCAAACGGCTGATGGCATCCGCTGGTGCCTTGCTGCAACTTGCCGTAACTGTGAGCGCACTTGTCATTTACCTATGCCTGGAAAAACTGGCGCGCGCTTTGGCTCACCGTCAGTATCAAAGCGGTTCTCGGTTTCGACAGGAAAATTTCAGTCGCCTCGGCACCCTATTGCCGATGTTGCTGATCATCATCGTAATGGTTTTGTCACTTTGCCTGCTTGCGATCTGGTCTGCGGCAAGATCCTGGTGGTTTCCAGCCGTGTTGCCTCAGGCCTGGAGCCTGTCGAAAATGATTGAAGCCATCCAGATGGGTAGCGGCAGTCTTGTCGCGACGCTTCTTCTCGCCCTCGTTTCAGCTCTCTTGGCAACGGCGCTCACGCTTTGGCTGCTGGAAGCACGAAGTCACCGCAACCTCGCGGTCACCAACCGATTGAAAAGCTACATCTTTCTGCCACTCCTCGTGCCACAGATTGCTTTTCTCTTCGGCCTGCAGATGCTCTTTCTCGTATTTGGCATGAGCGGAACATTCCTTGCAGTTCTAGTGTCCCATCTGATTTTTGTCTTTCCCTATGCCTTCCTCGCCCTGAGCGACCCCTGGGGCCAGCTGGACCCGCGTTACGCGCGTGCAGCAAGGTCTATCGGCGTATCCCGCGCGAAGGTGTTCTGGAAAATTCAACTGCCCCTGCTTCTGCGCCCGGTTCTGGTAACGCTTGCGGTTGCTGCCGCAGTTTCGGTCGGCCAATACCTGCCGACACTCATGATCGGTGCCGGCCGGATCGTCACGATCACAACGGAAAGCGTTGCACTCGCGAGCGGCGGCAGCCGCCAGTTTGCCGCGCTTTATGCCCTGCTCCAGCTAATTGTTCCGCTCATCGGGTTTTTACTGGCGGCCCTTGTGCCGTCCCTTGTTCACCGCAACCGTGCGGCCATGCGGCTCGAGAAATGA
- the putA gene encoding bifunctional proline dehydrogenase/L-glutamate gamma-semialdehyde dehydrogenase PutA has protein sequence MTATAAAAMMGDGDILVPFRADYAPEDKALVEALLKEAASDPVVEKLIDQRARGLIEDMRSVQVGLGGVEDFMREFGLTTREGLAMMVLAEALLRVPDAETADKLIEDKLAAARFDEPSDQKSDTWLVSASSWALGITSRLLHPGDTPQSILSSLVKRMGMPTVRVATRKAMQLLGHQFVLGETIQKALERAKAQETKGYRYSYDMLGEGARTARDAERYFQSYANAIEAIGKSAGDEDLPDRPGISVKLSALHPRYEAVNGDRVRDELLPRLRELVQMAKDRNLNFTIDAEEADRLEISLDVIAALLADPVTANWDGFGLAVQAYQKRSVETIDWLVNAARTTKRKMMVRLVKGAYWDTEIKHAQENGANGYPVFTRKAATDVSYLCCAKRMLAARDVLYPQFATHNALTVAQIIELSGGKAEGYEFQRLHGMGESLYKSVCERDGFPCRIYAPVGGHKDLLAYLVRRLLENGANSSFVTIVGDASVPTEALLKRPKDILDNGHHATNRSIPLPSDLYGSSRQNSDGVEFGHAVERNLLVEGMRKTSAPFTQAAPLGTGLSSGGEAHPVFSPMDGTTRVGTVRFATRETAQEAVAAARKGFEAWSRRPVHERAEALARLGDLLEENRDRLMMILSMEAGKCLTDGIAEIREAVDFCRYYAHEARTLFGEGRLMPGPTGEENRYRYRGRGVFVCISPWNFPLAIFLGQISAALLGGNAVVAKPAEQTPLIAFETAKLMYEAGVPEDAFYLLPGEGDVGAALTSHPAVAGVAFTGSTETAWAINGTLAAKRGPIVPLIAETGGINAMIVDATALPEQVCDDVMMSAFRSAGQRCSALRLLYVQEDVADTLLKMLEGAAKELKLGDPRLPSTDIGPVIDEEARDNIMAHIHEMSESQTLRFAGDLPSGSLSNGSWVSPHIIELDQAEALTREVFGPVLHVVRYKAKDIDKVLDQIADTGYGLTLGVHSRIDATVKKVVDRLSVGNVYVNRNTIGAVVGTQPFGGSGLSGTGPKAGGPVYLTRFALEQVVSINTAAAGGNASLVAASDD, from the coding sequence ATGACTGCCACTGCTGCTGCCGCGATGATGGGTGATGGTGACATTCTGGTTCCGTTTCGTGCGGACTACGCGCCCGAGGACAAGGCGCTTGTCGAGGCACTTCTGAAAGAAGCCGCGTCAGATCCAGTTGTCGAGAAGTTGATCGATCAGCGCGCGCGCGGCCTTATAGAAGATATGCGTTCCGTGCAGGTCGGGCTTGGCGGTGTCGAGGATTTCATGCGTGAGTTTGGCCTGACCACGCGCGAAGGTCTCGCGATGATGGTTCTGGCCGAGGCACTGTTGCGCGTACCGGACGCGGAAACAGCAGACAAACTGATTGAGGACAAGCTGGCGGCTGCCCGTTTTGACGAACCCTCAGATCAGAAATCGGACACCTGGCTGGTCTCTGCATCCTCCTGGGCCCTTGGGATCACCTCTCGTTTGCTGCATCCCGGTGACACGCCGCAGAGTATTCTGTCGAGCCTTGTCAAACGCATGGGAATGCCGACTGTCCGCGTGGCTACCCGTAAGGCGATGCAGCTTCTCGGGCATCAGTTCGTGCTGGGCGAAACCATACAAAAGGCTCTGGAACGCGCGAAAGCGCAAGAAACCAAAGGTTACAGGTATTCCTACGACATGCTGGGTGAAGGCGCGCGTACGGCAAGAGATGCGGAGCGCTATTTCCAGTCCTACGCGAACGCCATTGAGGCCATTGGCAAGTCTGCCGGCGACGAGGACCTGCCGGACCGTCCCGGCATATCGGTGAAGCTTTCAGCGCTTCATCCTCGCTATGAGGCTGTTAATGGTGACAGGGTGCGCGATGAATTGCTTCCGCGACTGCGTGAACTGGTGCAAATGGCCAAGGACCGCAATCTCAATTTCACGATCGATGCCGAGGAAGCCGATCGGCTTGAAATCTCACTGGATGTCATCGCCGCCTTGCTCGCCGATCCGGTTACTGCGAATTGGGATGGTTTTGGACTGGCCGTGCAGGCCTACCAAAAACGAAGCGTGGAGACGATCGACTGGCTGGTGAATGCGGCCAGAACGACAAAGCGCAAGATGATGGTGCGTCTTGTGAAGGGCGCTTATTGGGACACGGAAATCAAGCACGCACAGGAAAACGGAGCTAACGGCTATCCGGTCTTCACGCGCAAGGCCGCTACCGATGTTTCCTATTTGTGTTGCGCCAAGCGGATGCTGGCGGCCCGCGATGTGCTTTATCCTCAGTTTGCTACCCACAATGCCCTTACGGTTGCACAGATCATCGAATTGTCTGGCGGCAAGGCTGAAGGCTACGAGTTCCAGCGTCTGCATGGCATGGGTGAAAGTCTCTATAAGTCTGTGTGTGAGAGAGACGGTTTCCCATGCCGCATATATGCGCCGGTCGGTGGTCACAAGGATCTTCTGGCCTATCTGGTTCGTCGCCTTTTGGAAAACGGTGCGAACTCGTCCTTTGTCACCATTGTCGGTGATGCGTCAGTGCCGACAGAAGCCTTGCTGAAAAGGCCGAAGGACATTCTCGACAATGGTCATCACGCCACAAACAGGTCTATTCCCTTGCCGTCGGATCTCTACGGCTCAAGCCGGCAGAACTCCGACGGTGTCGAATTCGGTCATGCGGTTGAACGCAACCTTTTGGTTGAAGGCATGCGCAAAACCTCTGCTCCATTCACGCAGGCAGCACCCTTGGGAACAGGGCTCTCCAGCGGCGGTGAAGCGCATCCAGTTTTTTCTCCTATGGACGGAACAACCCGCGTTGGCACAGTGAGATTTGCAACCCGGGAAACTGCACAAGAGGCAGTTGCCGCTGCGAGGAAGGGCTTTGAAGCCTGGTCGCGAAGGCCGGTGCATGAACGGGCGGAAGCATTGGCCAGACTTGGCGATTTGCTTGAAGAAAACCGGGACCGGTTGATGATGATCCTGTCCATGGAAGCCGGGAAATGCCTGACCGATGGTATTGCGGAGATCCGGGAGGCCGTCGATTTTTGCCGCTATTACGCGCACGAGGCGCGGACGCTTTTCGGCGAAGGCAGGTTGATGCCGGGACCGACAGGCGAGGAGAACCGATATCGCTATCGCGGCCGAGGTGTTTTTGTCTGTATTTCGCCATGGAACTTCCCATTGGCGATCTTTCTGGGCCAGATCAGTGCAGCGCTTCTGGGAGGCAATGCTGTGGTTGCCAAACCGGCGGAGCAAACTCCGCTGATTGCCTTTGAAACCGCGAAGCTGATGTATGAAGCAGGCGTCCCGGAAGATGCCTTCTATCTGTTGCCGGGTGAGGGTGATGTCGGCGCCGCGCTCACCTCTCATCCTGCCGTTGCCGGTGTGGCCTTCACTGGATCGACCGAAACAGCCTGGGCAATAAACGGAACGCTCGCGGCCAAACGCGGGCCGATCGTACCTCTGATTGCCGAGACGGGCGGCATAAATGCGATGATCGTCGACGCGACCGCTTTGCCCGAACAGGTCTGCGACGATGTCATGATGTCCGCTTTCCGCTCGGCAGGCCAACGCTGTTCTGCCCTGCGCCTTTTATACGTGCAGGAAGATGTCGCCGACACACTGCTCAAGATGCTGGAAGGTGCTGCGAAAGAACTCAAACTTGGGGATCCAAGACTGCCGTCAACGGATATCGGCCCGGTGATTGACGAGGAAGCGCGCGACAACATTATGGCGCACATCCATGAAATGTCTGAAAGTCAGACGTTGCGATTTGCAGGCGATTTGCCGAGCGGCTCCCTGTCAAACGGCTCTTGGGTTTCACCGCATATTATCGAACTTGATCAGGCAGAAGCGCTGACCCGCGAAGTGTTCGGCCCGGTGCTGCATGTGGTGCGCTACAAGGCAAAGGACATCGACAAGGTTCTCGATCAGATCGCCGACACTGGCTATGGCCTGACGCTTGGAGTGCATAGCCGCATCGACGCGACTGTAAAAAAGGTGGTCGACCGTTTGTCTGTCGGCAATGTCTATGTCAATCGCAACACAATCGGTGCCGTCGTCGGCACTCAGCCTTTTGGCGGATCGGGCCTTTCCGGCACTGGCCCCAAGGCGGGTGGTCCGGTTTACCTAACCCGGTTCGCACTGGAACAGGTGGTGTCGATCA
- a CDS encoding SDR family oxidoreductase, which yields MSVNEANDTRPTLVLTGASRGIGHATVKRFSSEGWRVITCSRQAFSDKCPWPMGPEDHIQVDLSDPENLGFATQEIRKRLEANGSRLNALVNNAGISPKGSEGERLNSLSTAMHEWRTVFQVNFFAPILLARGLFEELKSTKGSVVNVTSIAGMRVHPFAGTAYATSKAALASLTREMAADFGPYGIRVNAIAPGEIDTSILSPGTEKLIQDIPLRRLGRTEEVADTIFYLCSESSSYVSGSEIHINGGQHV from the coding sequence ATGAGCGTCAACGAAGCAAACGACACCCGCCCGACACTTGTCCTGACCGGAGCCAGTCGCGGCATTGGCCACGCAACCGTCAAACGATTTTCGTCGGAAGGCTGGCGTGTCATCACCTGCTCCCGGCAGGCGTTCTCCGACAAATGCCCCTGGCCCATGGGACCGGAGGACCATATTCAGGTTGACCTGTCCGACCCTGAAAACCTTGGGTTTGCAACACAGGAAATCCGAAAAAGGCTTGAGGCCAACGGCTCCAGACTGAATGCGCTTGTCAACAACGCCGGCATCAGCCCGAAGGGCTCCGAAGGTGAACGCCTCAATTCCCTCTCCACTGCCATGCATGAATGGCGCACCGTTTTTCAGGTCAACTTCTTCGCGCCAATTCTGCTTGCCCGTGGTTTGTTTGAGGAATTGAAGAGCACAAAAGGGTCCGTTGTAAATGTGACCTCCATTGCAGGCATGCGGGTTCATCCATTCGCCGGAACCGCTTATGCGACATCCAAGGCTGCACTTGCATCGCTGACCCGGGAGATGGCTGCGGACTTCGGACCTTACGGTATTCGCGTCAATGCCATTGCACCGGGGGAAATCGATACCTCGATCCTGTCACCCGGCACAGAGAAGCTCATTCAGGATATTCCTCTTCGCAGGCTTGGCCGGACCGAGGAAGTTGCGGATACGATTTTTTACCTTTGCTCGGAAAGCTCGTCTTATGTCAGCGGCTCCGAAATACACATAAACGGCGGACAACATGTGTAA
- a CDS encoding (2Fe-2S)-binding protein, which produces MIICSCNILSEKQLREAAEEMRADPNGKVPTPGAVFRHLGCRPKCGSCFPSVIDIIHQKGSEEGSESETEPAPAKRVASR; this is translated from the coding sequence ATGATCATTTGCTCATGTAACATTCTGTCCGAAAAGCAGCTTCGCGAAGCGGCGGAGGAAATGCGTGCGGATCCGAATGGGAAAGTGCCGACGCCAGGTGCGGTGTTTCGTCACCTGGGTTGCCGGCCAAAGTGCGGCAGCTGCTTTCCTTCGGTCATTGACATCATTCACCAGAAAGGCTCTGAAGAGGGTTCTGAGTCTGAGACAGAGCCTGCACCCGCAAAGAGGGTGGCAAGCCGCTAG
- the bfr gene encoding bacterioferritin, which produces MKGDPRVIEYLNKSLRHELTVVNQFWVHSRLLADWGFQKLADKELEEADEERQHSQDLIDRIIFLEGLPNLQTLDPLRIGQSLKECLECDLAAEYVARALYKEAREVCREIGDYVTMSLFERLLGDEEGHIDFLETQLELIEQIGIDNYSLLQAKSADQAE; this is translated from the coding sequence ATGAAGGGCGATCCACGCGTCATTGAATATCTGAACAAGTCGCTTCGTCACGAGTTGACTGTCGTCAATCAGTTCTGGGTGCATTCCCGGCTGCTGGCTGACTGGGGCTTCCAAAAACTGGCAGACAAGGAACTGGAAGAAGCCGACGAAGAACGTCAGCATTCCCAAGATCTGATTGACCGGATCATCTTCCTGGAAGGCCTGCCCAACCTTCAGACACTGGATCCACTGCGCATTGGTCAGTCCTTGAAGGAATGTCTGGAGTGTGACCTTGCCGCTGAATATGTTGCGCGCGCCCTTTACAAGGAAGCGCGGGAAGTGTGCCGGGAGATCGGCGATTACGTTACCATGAGCCTTTTCGAGCGCCTTCTCGGCGACGAAGAAGGCCACATTGATTTTCTGGAAACGCAATTGGAATTGATCGAGCAAATCGGCATCGACAATTACTCGCTTCTTCAGGCCAAGTCGGCGGACCAGGCGGAATAG